The Desulfovulcanus ferrireducens DNA segment GTTTTCAGTAAGGGTAGCTACGAACTTTGAACTAGGAAATATTTTACTACAATGCTTATTCTTTCCCGTCGACCAGGTGAGAGTATTCACATTGGTGACGATATAAAAATAACCATACTTGCCTTGAAGGGCAAGCAGGTCAAAATTGGCATTGAAGTGCCGGAAGATTTGCCTGTTTATCGAGATGAAGTATACAAAAAGATCCAGGACG contains these protein-coding regions:
- the csrA gene encoding carbon storage regulator CsrA, with the protein product MLILSRRPGESIHIGDDIKITILALKGKQVKIGIEVPEDLPVYRDEVYKKIQDENRQAMLTREDDFLVVASLWKREK